The DNA window AATGATAGGTTTAGCACAATTACCTGGAGTTATTGCTATAGGGGAAACCGGCCTTGATTATTTTAGAACAGCAGAAAATACTGAATGGCAGCTGACCCGCTTTAGAAATCATATTCAAGTTGCTAAAGAAACTAAAAAACCCCTCATTGTGCATTCACGTGCAGCGAGAGAAGATACCCTGCGCATAATTAGAGAAGAGCAGGCCAGTGACATAGGCGGCGTATTACATTGTTTTACTGAGAATTGGGAAATGGCCAAGCAGGCGATTGATCTCAATTTTTATATTTCTTTTTCGGGCATAATCACTTTTCAAAATGCAAAAGAATTATGTGATGTTGTAAAGCAAGTGCCGCTTGACCGACTATTAATCGAAACTGATTCCCCTTATCTAGCGCCAGTTCCATTTCGAGGCAAATCAAATGAACCTGGCTATGTGCGTTATGTGGCTGAAAAAATTGCTGAAATTAAGAATGAATCCCTGGAGACAATTGCAGCAATTACCAGCGCAAACTTTTTTAAATTATTTGCAGAGGCTCATCAACAATGAGGAACTTCACACTAAAGTTCAATACTTACTACCGCTTAGGGTGGCTAGAATATGTGATACTTTTTGTTGTGTTATTTTTGAGTTTTTACTTAGGCATGAGTACGTATGGGATAGAGAATGTTAATGAAGGGTTATATGCAGAAATACCAAGGGAAATGCTACAACTAGGTAATTATGTTATTCCAAAGCTTAATTTTCTTCCTTATATTGAAAAACCGCCACTTTTTTATTGGCTGATTGCATTAAGTTACAAGATTTTTGGCATATCAACTTGGAGTGCAAGAGTGGTGCCTGCTACTTCAGCCGCCTTAATCTGCTTAAGTTTAGTCTATTTTGGTCATGTCCTCAGACGTAATAGAGAAGGGTGGTTGGCAGCGATCATCCTTGCAACCAGTATCGGTTTTGTTGCTACTGCGCGGGTTCTAATTCTAGATATGGCTTTGACCTTATTTTTCACCCTTGCTCTGTTTTCTTTTTACTCATGGTATAAGAGTAATCGTGTCGGCTATCTGCGTATATTTTATGTATTTTTTGCATTAGCCTTTTTAACAAAGGGCATGCTCGCTTTACTTATTCCTCTCATTGGAATGTTATTTCTTTTATCCATGCAAGTATCTTCCAAAAAAATGTTGGCCTGCCTTGACGTGGTTGGTATCTCACTTTTAGGAGCGATAATTATTCCATGGCACTACTTAGCAATGCACCAACAAGCTGGATTTATCTGGGACTATTTTGTTAATGAACAAGTGTTCCGATTTCTGGGGGAGCGTACACCCAATGATTATCATACCGGACCTATTTATTTTTATATTCCGAATATTTTGCTCTACCTGTTTCCTTGGAGTCTATTATCTTTTTTACTTCTCAAACCCGATAAGCATCTCGAAAAATCTCTGTACCGTTTTTTATGGGTATGGTTTACGTTACCACTAATTTTTTTCTCATTAGCTAAGGCGAAAGGTGATTATTACATGGTAGTCGCAACACCTGCATTGGCGCTGCTATTGAGTTTTAAAATTAATGAGATATTTACGACAAAAAATAAAACCTTTATCTATTTTTTTGCATTTCTAGGGTTTTTCGAAATCACGGTTTTTGGTTTACTTTATAGTGCTACTGTGCAAAATAAAATTGGCGTTTATTTGCCTGATCTTTGGCGATTAGATTTATTTTTAGCGCACTCCCTCTATATTTTATTTGTGAGCGCAACGATTGTCACCTTTGCCGGACTATTGCTCTGCATTAAATATAACAAGAAGCCCTTACTCCATTTTTTAGCAATTATTTGTCTTATATTCTTTATCGTCGCTTTTTATGTGATCAATAAACAAAAAATTGGCTATCGTTTATCAGAAAAAAGCTTAGCTAACTTCATTAGTCAGCACGATCCTAATCGTCCAACTTATCTTTATCAAGATTATGAAAAAATTTCTTCGATTGTGTTTTATCTTCAAAAGAGACTGCCTCTAATTGATAGCCAAAGCAAAGATCTTGAATACGGTATGCGTAAGCTTTCTTCAGAAGATTGGTTTTTCTCTTTGAATAATTTTTTAAATACTAAGGATAAAGAAACGCAT is part of the Gammaproteobacteria bacterium genome and encodes:
- a CDS encoding TatD family hydrolase, with product MKLVDSHCHLDCLDLSNDDDNLAPVLERANSLGVEHFLCVCITQNDFEKMRDKVKNFPNVYLSIGTHPNEVVTHEPTVEEMIGLAQLPGVIAIGETGLDYFRTAENTEWQLTRFRNHIQVAKETKKPLIVHSRAAREDTLRIIREEQASDIGGVLHCFTENWEMAKQAIDLNFYISFSGIITFQNAKELCDVVKQVPLDRLLIETDSPYLAPVPFRGKSNEPGYVRYVAEKIAEIKNESLETIAAITSANFFKLFAEAHQQ
- a CDS encoding glycosyltransferase family 39 protein, with the translated sequence MRNFTLKFNTYYRLGWLEYVILFVVLFLSFYLGMSTYGIENVNEGLYAEIPREMLQLGNYVIPKLNFLPYIEKPPLFYWLIALSYKIFGISTWSARVVPATSAALICLSLVYFGHVLRRNREGWLAAIILATSIGFVATARVLILDMALTLFFTLALFSFYSWYKSNRVGYLRIFYVFFALAFLTKGMLALLIPLIGMLFLLSMQVSSKKMLACLDVVGISLLGAIIIPWHYLAMHQQAGFIWDYFVNEQVFRFLGERTPNDYHTGPIYFYIPNILLYLFPWSLLSFLLLKPDKHLEKSLYRFLWVWFTLPLIFFSLAKAKGDYYMVVATPALALLLSFKINEIFTTKNKTFIYFFAFLGFFEITVFGLLYSATVQNKIGVYLPDLWRLDLFLAHSLYILFVSATIVTFAGLLLCIKYNKKPLLHFLAIICLIFFIVAFYVINKQKIGYRLSEKSLANFISQHDPNRPTYLYQDYEKISSIVFYLQKRLPLIDSQSKDLEYGMRKLSSEDWFFSLNNFLNTKDKETHYVIARKDRLMEFLHAVTPHEYCILAQSGSSVLLSNKLEECEAQ